In the Phaseolus vulgaris cultivar G19833 chromosome 7, P. vulgaris v2.0, whole genome shotgun sequence genome, one interval contains:
- the LOC137830434 gene encoding alpha-1,6-mannosyl-glycoprotein 2-beta-N-acetylglucosaminyltransferase has translation MVSSTFMAASKRPRLRLRDVALCRLLSVVFVTLSGVLLLIFLLASNSTPTLIVTPDIDNVDAYHHDLKFEKWHDLPQQSDLSLRLEKINGLPPRNLDLYPTLAKDHIIVVLYVHNRPQYLKVVVESLSHVVGIGETLLIVSHDGYFKEMNKIIDGIRFCQVKQIYAPYSPHLFSDSFPGVSANDCKDKDDAGEKHCKGNPDQYGNHRSPKIVSLKHHWWWMMNTVWDGLRETRDHSGHVLFIEEDHFIFPNAYRNLQVLTSLKPKKCPDCYAANLAPSDVNSRGEGWASLIAERMGNVGYSFNRTVWKKIHNKAREFCFFDDYNWDITMWSTVYPSFGSPVYSLRGPRTSAIHFGKCGLHQGQGENKSCMDNGMVNINVEQPDTVSNIGLDWNVHTYENQPGYKAGFEGWGGWGDHRDRHLCLSFAKMYQSTPTASRL, from the coding sequence ATGGTTAGTTCTACTTTTATGGCTGCTTCCAAGAGACCCCGCCTTAGACTTAGGGATGTGGCTTTGTGCCGTCTGTTATCTGTGGTCTTTGTTACTTTATCTGGGGTTTTGCTTCTGATATTTCTCCTTGCTTCAAATTCTACACCAACATTAATTGTGACTCCTGATATTGACAATGTTGATGCATACCATCATGACTTGAAGTTTGAAAAGTGGCATGATCTCCCCCAGCAGAGTGACTTGTCACTTAGATTGGAAAAGATAAATGGGTTGCCTCCAAGAAACTTGGATCTGTATCCGACTCTCGCGAAGGATCATATCATTGTTGTTCTGTATGTTCACAACCGGCCTCAGTATCTGAAGGTAGTTGTTGAGAGCCTTTCGCATGTGGTGGGGATCGGCGAGACCTTACTAATTGTTAGTCATGATGGGTACTTTAAGGAGATGAACAAGATCATTGATGGTATCAGGTTTTGCCAAGTTAAACAGATATATGCACCCTATTCACCCCATTTGTTTTCTGATAGTTTTCCTGGGGTTTCGGCTAATGACTGCAAGGATAAGGATGATGCCGGGGAAAAGCATTGCAAGGGGAATCCTGATCAGTATGGAAACCATCGCTCCCCAAAGATTGTATCGCTGAAGCATCATTGGTGGTGGATGATGAACACGGTGTGGGATGGATTGAGAGAAACGAGGGATCATTCTGGTCATGTTCTTTTCATTGAAGAAGACCACTTCATATTTCCCAATGCCTATCGCAACCTGCAGGTCCTAACTTCGCTGAAGCCTAAGAAATGTCCTGATTGTTATGCTGCTAATTTAGCACCTTCTGATGTGAACTCTAGAGGTGAAGGGTGGGCATCATTGATTGCTGAGAGAATGGGAAATGTGGGTTACTCTTTCAATCGAACTGTTTGGAAGAAAATACACAATAAGGCTAGAGAGTTTTGTTTCTTTGATGACTATAATTGGGATATCACAATGTGGTCAACTGTTTATCCTTCATTTGGTAGTCCTGTTTATTCATTACGAGGTCCTAGGACAAGCGCCATTCATTTTGGGAAATGTGGCTTGCATCAGGGTCAGGGAGAGAATAAGTCTTGCATGGACAATGGCATGGTGAACATTAATGTAGAACAGCCTGATACAGTTTCTAACATTGGATTAGATTGGAATGTCCACACTTATGAGAATCAGCCTGGTTATAAAGCAGGGTTTGAAGGCTGGGGAGGTTGGGGGGATCATAGAGATCGTCACTTATGTTTGAGTTTTGCCAAAATGTACCAATCTACACCCACTGCATCTCGGTTGTAA